A window of Ananas comosus cultivar F153 linkage group 4, ASM154086v1, whole genome shotgun sequence contains these coding sequences:
- the LOC109709456 gene encoding peroxidase 4-like — translation MIVEQAIEQEPRMGASLLRLHFHDCFVNGCDGSVLLDDTPTFTGEKNAAPNKNSIRGFDVVDKIKEAVNSACNGNVVSCADILAVAARDSVVALGGPSYNVELGRRDSLTASQRAANRSIPAPTLNFTGLLSNFQSHGLSMQDLAALSGGHTLGFARCTSFRSRLYNETATLDSSLAESLKSRCPLNGGDDNLAGLDGSPTTFDTFYYDGLLQKKGLLHSDQQLYKGDGSGSDGLVRFYADNPVAFWQAFAASMLKMGSMKPLTGKKGEIRVNCRKVN, via the exons ATGATCGTCGAGCAAGCCATCGAGCAAGAACCACGCATGGGCGCGTCGCTACTCCGACTCCATTTCCACGATTGCTTCGTTAAC GGTTGTGATGGTTCTGTTTTATTGGATGATACACCGACCTTCACTGGGGAGAAAAATGCAGCTCCAAACAAGAACTCTATTAGGGGGTTTGATGTAGTAGATAAAATTAAAGAAGCTGTTAACTCTGCTTGCAATGGTAATGTAGTTTCGTGCGCCGATATCTTGGCGGTGGCGGCTCGCGACTCTGTTGTGGCC TTGGGAGGCCCTTCCTACAATGTGGAGCTTGGTCGCCGCGACTCGCTGACGGCAAGCCAGCGCGCGGCCAACCGGAGCATCCCTGCCCCGACGCTCAACTTCACCGGCCTCCTCTCCAACTTCCAGTCCCATGGCCTCTCCATGCAGGACCTCGCCGCCCTCTCCGGCGGCCACACCCTCGGCTTCGCCCGGTGCACCTCCTTCCGCAGCCGCCTCTACAACGAAACCGCCACCCTCGATTCCTCCCTCGCGGAGTCCCTCAAATCTCGATGCCCCCTAAACGGAGGCGATGACAACCTCGCAGGATTAGACGGATCCCCAACGACGTTCGACACGTTCTACTACGACGGGCTTTTGCAGAAGAAAGGGCTTCTCCACTCGGACCAGCAGCTGTACAAAGGTGACGGGAGTGGGAGTGATGGGCTCGTGAGGTTTTACGCCGATAACCCGGTGGCCTTTTGGCAAGCTTTCGCAGCGTCAATGCTGAAGATGGGGAGCATGAAGCCTCTCACTGGGAAGAAGGGGGAGATTAGGGTGAACTGTAGGAAGGTGAATTAA
- the LOC109709452 gene encoding cationic peroxidase 1-like — protein MATTQTLFTFFVAAAVVAFAAPTSGQLTLDHYDHVCPQALPTIKLLVDAAVGIEPRIGASLVRLHFHDCFVNGCDASVLLDDTPTMKGEKMAKPNNNSLRGFDMIDQIKTAVNIVCFGNVVSCADILAVAARDSIVALGGMPYDVLLGRQDAMTASVDAANAAIPNPLLDLPALISKFQSNNLTLQDLVVLSGAHTLGVARCTTFRDRIYNETSTIDPDFAAALQAQCPRTGDDDVPHSLDETPAKVDTEYFTGLTQRKGLLHTDQQLFQGDGSDADSLVKLYSENSDKFWADFGAAMVKMGNLSPLTGTDGEVRENCRVVNGD, from the exons ATGGCAACCACTCAAACACTCTTCACATTCTTTGTTGCCGCGGCCGTCGTCGCCTTTGCCGCGCCGACCTCCGGGCAGCTCACCCTCGACCACTACGATCACGTCTGTCCGCAGGCGCTGCCCACGATCAAACTGCTTGTCGATGCGGCTGTCGGGATTGAACCGAGGATAGGCGCGTCGTTGGTCCGGTTGCACTTCCACGATTGTTTCGTCAAT GGTTGCGATGCGTCGGTTTTACTGGATGACACTCCGACGATGAAGGGAGAGAAAATGGCTAAGCCGAATAACAACTCGCTGAGAGGGTTCGACATGATCGATCAGATTAAGACCGCAGTTAACATCGTGTGCTTCGGAAATGTGGTCTCTTGTGCCGACATCTTGGCGGTCGCCGCCAGGGATTCGATCGTCGCG CTCGGTGGGATGCCGTACGACGTGCTGCTGGGCCGCCAGGACGCGATGACGGCGAGCGTGGATGCGGCGAACGCTGCGATCCCTAACCCCCTCCTCGACCTCCCGGCCCTCATCTCCAAATTCCAGTCCAACAACCTCACCCTCCAGGACCTTGTGGTCCTCTCGGGCGCCCACACCCTCGGGGTCGCCCGCTGCACCACCTTCCGCGACCGAATCTACAACGAAACATCCACCATCGACCCCGACTTCGCCGCCGCCCTCCAGGCCCAGTGCCCGCGCACGGGCGACGACGACGTCCCCCACTCGCTCGACGAAACGCCCGCGAAAGTCGACACCGAGTATTTTACCGGACTTACGCAAAGAAAAGGGCTGCTGCACACGGATCAGCAGCTGTTTCAAGGGGACGGGAGTGATGCGGATAGCTTGGTGAAGCTCTACAGCGAGAATTCGGACAAGTTCTGGGCGGATTTCGGCGCGGCGATGGTGAAGATGGGGAATCTGAGCCCGTTGACGGGGACCGACGGAGAAGTTCGCGAGAATTGCCGGGTGGTGAACGGAGATTAG
- the LOC109709453 gene encoding mitochondrial import inner membrane translocase subunit TIM23-3-like, which produces MSNFYSPSSSSDDNENRRIHRIYNPYESLHNPHAHGPATPIPIHRLVYDLPTAPEFLFDEEARLRRRSWGHNLSFYAGAAYLSGAALGGARGAAAGLRAAEPGDSRKLRLNRVLNASGLAGRRAGNAAGAMGLIFAAAESAIAAATGEDGVAATAAAGLATGAIYRAAAGPRSAAVAGAIGGLVAGIAVAGKQLLKRHVPI; this is translated from the coding sequence ATGTCGAATTTCTACTCTCCTTCCTCGTCCTCGGACGACAACGAGAACCGTAGGATCCACCGCATCTACAACCCCTACGAGTCCCTCCACAACCCCCACGCCCACGGCCCCGCCACCCCCATCCCCATCCACCGCCTCGTCTACGACCTACCCACCGCCCCGGAGTTCCTCTTCGACGAGGAggcccgcctccgccgccgctcctgGGGCCACAACCTCAGCTTCTACGCCGGCGCCGCCTACCTCTCCGGCGCCGCCCTCGGCGGCGCCCGCGGCGCAGCCGCGGGCCTCCGCGCCGCCGAGCCGGGAGACTCGCGCAAGCTCCGGCTCAACCGCGTGCTCAACGCGTCGGGCCTCGCGGGCCGCAGGGCGGGGAACGCCGCGGGGGCGATGGGGCTCATCTTCGCCGCGGCCGAGAGCGCGATCGCCGCCGCCACGGGGGAGGACGGGGTGGCGGCCACGGCTGCGGCGGGTCTCGCGACCGGGGCCATCTacagggcggcggcggggccgcgctccgccgccgtggccggGGCAATCGGCGGCTTGGTCGCCGGGATCGCCGTCGCCGGGAAGCAGCTCTTGAAGAGACATGTGCCCATTTAA
- the LOC109709454 gene encoding uncharacterized protein LOC109709454 (The sequence of the model RefSeq protein was modified relative to this genomic sequence to represent the inferred CDS: added 44 bases not found in genome assembly), giving the protein MGKSSARKKKNANAIANANANANAAAPPKTSASRSSSSANHDGVLAKSSAIFGPRIPGNPRVREIPKSADGAEEIGVDPEGKEVQGKALVDSVALGYSEERIKNFGRKLKERRDFFPCTISVSQKTKRKYHHKRRPDDLRGSVLSNDFIEKQRAYFAEVDAFQLPEEEVSEGDLE; this is encoded by the exons CGCCAACGCCAACGCCAACGCCAACGCCGCCGCTCCTCCCAAGACCTCGGCGTCGCGTTCCTCTTCCTCGGCTAATCACGATGGGGTTTTGGCAAAATCGAGCGCCATTTTCGGACCCCGCATCCCCGGAAACCCTAGGGTGAGGGAAATCCCCAAATCCGCTGATGGAGCGGAAGAGATCGGCGTAGATCCCG AGGGAAAAGAGGTTCAGGGCAAAGCTCTTGTAGACTCTGTGGCACTTGGATACTCAGAAGAAAGGATCAAAAATTTTGG GAGAAAATTGAAGGAGCGTAGGGATTTTTTTCCTTGCACTATTTCGGTTAGCCAGAAGACTAAAAGG AAATACCATCACAAGAGACGGCCAGATGATCTTAGAGGATCCGTACTGTCTAATGATTTTATTGAGAAGCAGAGAGCGTATTTTGCGGAAGTTGACGCGTTTCAACTGCCCGAGGAAGAAGTCTCAGAGGGCGATCTTGAGTAG
- the LOC109709455 gene encoding transcription factor bHLH61-like isoform X2, with the protein MVSREHKKAGLHEKLQLLRSLTNSHALNKASIILDATKYIEELKEKVVKLNQEVACAQNIVIEDPLPMVTVETLERGFLINVFSDKSSPGLLVSILEAFEELGLEVMEARASCTDTFRLEAVGAENLAEGVDAHVVKQAVLQSIKNCSGN; encoded by the exons atggtctCTAGGGAGCACAAGAAAGCTGGTCTACATGAGAAGCTACAGTTGCTTCGTTCACTTACTAATTCTCATGCA CTAAATAAAGCTTCGATCATTCTAGATGCGACAAAGTACATTGAAGAGTTGAAGGAGAAGGTTGTGAAGCTGAATCAAGAGGTCGCATGCGCACAAAACATCGTCATAGAGGATCCCTTGCCTATG GTCACAGTTGAAACCCTGGAGAGGGGATTCCTCATCAATGTATTCTCAGATAAGAGCTCCCCAGGATTGCTTGTCTCTATACTAGAGGCTTTTGAAGAGCTCGGACTCGAAGTAATGGAAGCTAGGGCTTCTTGTACCGACACATTTCGCCTAGAAGCAGTTGGAGCAGAA AACCTAGCTGAAGGGGTCGATGCACACGTCGTGAAGCAAGCGGTGTTGCAGTCGATTAAAAATTGCTCTGGAAATTAA
- the LOC109709455 gene encoding transcription factor bHLH61-like isoform X1: MVSREHKKAGLHEKLQLLRSLTNSHALNKASIILDATKYIEELKEKVVKLNQEVACAQNIVIEDPLPMQVTVETLERGFLINVFSDKSSPGLLVSILEAFEELGLEVMEARASCTDTFRLEAVGAENLAEGVDAHVVKQAVLQSIKNCSGN; the protein is encoded by the exons atggtctCTAGGGAGCACAAGAAAGCTGGTCTACATGAGAAGCTACAGTTGCTTCGTTCACTTACTAATTCTCATGCA CTAAATAAAGCTTCGATCATTCTAGATGCGACAAAGTACATTGAAGAGTTGAAGGAGAAGGTTGTGAAGCTGAATCAAGAGGTCGCATGCGCACAAAACATCGTCATAGAGGATCCCTTGCCTATG CAGGTCACAGTTGAAACCCTGGAGAGGGGATTCCTCATCAATGTATTCTCAGATAAGAGCTCCCCAGGATTGCTTGTCTCTATACTAGAGGCTTTTGAAGAGCTCGGACTCGAAGTAATGGAAGCTAGGGCTTCTTGTACCGACACATTTCGCCTAGAAGCAGTTGGAGCAGAA AACCTAGCTGAAGGGGTCGATGCACACGTCGTGAAGCAAGCGGTGTTGCAGTCGATTAAAAATTGCTCTGGAAATTAA